Proteins found in one Nitratiruptor sp. SB155-2 genomic segment:
- the glmU gene encoding bifunctional UDP-N-acetylglucosamine diphosphorylase/glucosamine-1-phosphate N-acetyltransferase GlmU gives MSFSVVILAAGQGTRMKSSLPKVLHTICGRPMIWHIIKEAQKISDDITVILYHQAEIIKEYIQKEFDGIRFVLQDHKNYPGTGGALRNIYFSNEKILVLNGDMPLIQAKTLKNFISIDADIVLSVIRMEDPCGYGRVIIKNDEVEYIVEQKDANEEELAVCNVNAGVYLFKKNLLEQFLPKLTNDNAQKEYYLTDIIALAKQHGFSIKPIFVPKNEFQGVNSKYDLANAEIVMQDRIKRHWMQQGVIMRLPQTIYIEVDVQFQGECELENGVVLRGKTLIENSHIKAHSVVENSTIRYSTIGPFARIRPQSMIQESHIGNFVEVKKSSLNGVKAGHLSYLGDATIDEGTNIGAGTITCNYDGKAKYQTIIGKNVFVGSDTQLIAPVKIEDDVLIAAGTTVTKDIPKGALAISRTPLKIVKDFYYKFFGKN, from the coding sequence ATGAGTTTTTCTGTCGTTATTTTGGCTGCGGGACAAGGGACACGGATGAAAAGTTCTTTGCCCAAAGTTTTACACACTATCTGCGGTCGTCCTATGATATGGCATATTATTAAAGAAGCCCAAAAAATCAGTGATGATATCACCGTCATTTTGTATCATCAAGCTGAGATCATCAAAGAGTATATTCAAAAAGAGTTTGATGGCATACGATTTGTGTTGCAAGATCATAAAAACTATCCCGGAACCGGCGGTGCCCTTCGAAATATCTATTTTTCCAATGAAAAAATTCTTGTCCTCAATGGAGATATGCCGCTGATTCAAGCAAAAACGCTCAAAAATTTTATCTCTATCGATGCAGACATCGTTTTAAGTGTTATACGTATGGAGGATCCTTGCGGATACGGACGAGTGATCATCAAAAACGATGAAGTGGAATATATCGTTGAACAAAAAGATGCCAATGAAGAGGAACTTGCTGTATGTAATGTCAATGCAGGCGTCTACCTTTTCAAAAAAAATTTACTGGAACAGTTTTTGCCTAAACTCACCAATGACAATGCACAAAAAGAGTATTATCTCACTGACATCATAGCCTTGGCAAAACAACATGGCTTTTCTATTAAGCCAATATTTGTACCTAAAAACGAATTTCAAGGGGTCAACTCTAAATATGATTTGGCAAATGCAGAAATTGTAATGCAAGATCGAATCAAGCGACACTGGATGCAACAAGGGGTCATCATGCGACTCCCACAGACAATCTACATTGAAGTGGATGTCCAGTTTCAAGGCGAGTGTGAATTAGAAAACGGAGTTGTTCTGCGTGGCAAAACCCTTATAGAAAACTCTCATATAAAAGCCCACAGCGTTGTCGAAAACAGTACCATTCGCTACTCCACAATCGGTCCATTCGCTAGAATTCGGCCACAAAGCATGATACAAGAAAGCCATATCGGCAATTTCGTAGAAGTGAAAAAAAGCAGTCTCAATGGTGTCAAAGCTGGACATTTGAGTTATCTTGGAGACGCGACGATTGATGAGGGAACCAATATAGGTGCCGGCACGATCACTTGCAATTATGATGGCAAAGCAAAGTATCAAACGATTATCGGCAAAAATGTATTCGTTGGCAGCGATACACAACTCATAGCGCCTGTGAAAATTGAAGATGATGTACTCATTGCAGCCGGAACGACTGTTACAAAAGATATTCCAAAAGGCGCTTTGGCTATCAGTAGAACGCCATTGAAAATCGTGAAAGATTTTTACTACAAATTTTTTGGGAAGAATTGA
- a CDS encoding ABC transporter ATP-binding protein produces MGEDLIKILKRFLPFLLQYKLQFFIAILGMIAAAIGTSASAYIVKPVLDDIFINKNEQMLNILPWIVIFLYFLKGAGRFIQVYFTEYIGQDVIRKIRDQMLDSILAMHIGYFIKQPSGELISRLTNDINRIKNVVANMIPDFLRETITIIALVGVVVYQSPKLALYFLFIMPLAMWPLSKLAKRMKKISHQSQEKIADLTTHLTEIFNNIELIKAEAREEEELYRFKKHNLDFFKLSLKQVKTNELVSPLMEVLGALIVALVIYTGGHEVIDGHMTTGEFFSFMTALFMLYTPIKHVSKLYNSIQDALAASERIFSVIDLQPQIRSGYRPFPSHPKILCFEHVTLTYDDKEVLKDVHFCCKKDHITAIVGDSGSGKSSLVNLLVRFYDPVSGRVVVDGIDIKEFDILSLRKNIALVTQRVYLFQATIAENVGGGSFDEARVIEALKQANAWEFVQNLPEGIHTKLDENGMNLSGGQRQRLAIARALYKNPSIMIFDEATSALDPVSEQQIFQTIQKISKNRIVILISHNVRSLTFCDTIVVMKDGKSVCDGSPESLQTCSEYQRLLVKSEGDR; encoded by the coding sequence GTGGGAGAAGATTTGATCAAAATCTTAAAACGTTTTTTGCCCTTTTTACTTCAATACAAACTGCAGTTTTTCATAGCGATCCTTGGCATGATCGCTGCCGCCATTGGAACCAGTGCTTCAGCCTATATCGTAAAACCGGTTCTTGATGACATATTTATCAATAAAAACGAGCAGATGCTCAATATCCTGCCATGGATTGTCATATTTTTATACTTTCTCAAAGGAGCAGGCCGATTTATTCAGGTCTATTTCACTGAGTATATCGGCCAAGATGTCATACGAAAGATACGCGATCAGATGCTTGATTCCATCCTCGCTATGCATATAGGCTACTTTATCAAGCAGCCTTCCGGTGAACTGATCAGCCGACTTACCAACGATATCAACCGCATCAAAAACGTCGTTGCAAACATGATTCCCGACTTTCTTCGCGAAACGATCACCATCATAGCCCTTGTTGGCGTGGTGGTTTATCAAAGCCCAAAACTGGCTCTATACTTTCTTTTCATCATGCCGCTTGCGATGTGGCCTTTGAGTAAGCTGGCCAAAAGAATGAAAAAGATATCCCATCAATCGCAAGAAAAGATAGCAGATCTTACCACCCATCTTACCGAGATTTTTAACAATATTGAACTTATCAAAGCTGAAGCGAGAGAAGAAGAGGAGCTGTACAGATTTAAAAAACATAACCTCGATTTTTTTAAACTCTCACTCAAACAGGTTAAAACCAATGAGCTTGTATCTCCTTTGATGGAGGTTCTTGGCGCACTGATTGTCGCTCTGGTCATCTATACTGGAGGACATGAAGTTATTGACGGCCATATGACAACAGGGGAGTTTTTCTCGTTTATGACTGCCCTCTTCATGCTCTATACCCCTATCAAACATGTCTCAAAGCTGTACAACTCCATCCAAGATGCATTGGCCGCTTCTGAGAGGATCTTTTCCGTTATCGACCTACAACCCCAAATCAGAAGTGGATACAGACCTTTCCCATCACATCCAAAAATTCTCTGTTTCGAGCATGTAACATTGACGTATGATGATAAAGAGGTTCTAAAAGATGTTCATTTTTGCTGTAAAAAAGATCATATTACTGCAATTGTGGGTGATAGCGGCAGTGGAAAAAGCTCTTTGGTCAATCTCTTGGTTCGATTTTATGATCCGGTATCTGGAAGGGTTGTTGTAGACGGTATTGACATTAAAGAATTTGATATTTTGAGCCTTCGAAAAAATATCGCTTTAGTAACGCAGAGAGTCTATCTTTTTCAAGCAACCATCGCAGAAAATGTTGGGGGGGGTTCATTTGATGAAGCCCGTGTCATTGAGGCGCTCAAACAAGCAAACGCATGGGAGTTTGTCCAAAATCTTCCTGAAGGCATTCACACAAAACTGGATGAAAATGGTATGAACCTCAGTGGTGGACAGCGTCAACGGCTTGCCATCGCAAGGGCGCTTTACAAAAATCCGTCTATCATGATTTTTGACGAAGCCACCAGTGCACTGGATCCAGTAAGCGAACAGCAGATTTTTCAAACGATCCAAAAAATTTCCAAAAATCGAATCGTCATTCTTATTTCACACAATGTCCGATCCCTCACCTTTTGCGATACAATTGTAGTTATGAAAGATGGAAAAAGTGTCTGTGATGGCTCCCCTGAAAGTTTACAAACATGCAGTGAATATCAAAGACTTCTTGTGAAAAGTGAAGGAGATAGATGA
- the truA gene encoding tRNA pseudouridine(38-40) synthase TruA, with amino-acid sequence MRIKAVISYDGSRFDGFQIQKHTANTVMHHLYNALQRVGIESKIVGSGRTDKGVHATAQVIHFDLPPFWSELERLQNLLNESLRPYIQIKRVVKVPKEFHARYSAKRRAYRYLLKKSEPSVFENAYLHHVSNLDIEIIKRNISLFEGRHDFRYFMKTGSDTKSSVRRIFKTALYEKDDLYVLYFEGDGFLRAQIRLIVGALIKLGKGELKPEQIIDQLACKARYTSTLAPPNGLYLCKIIY; translated from the coding sequence ATGCGCATTAAAGCAGTAATTTCGTATGATGGCAGCAGATTCGACGGATTTCAGATACAAAAGCATACGGCAAATACCGTGATGCACCACCTCTATAACGCTTTACAGCGTGTAGGCATAGAAAGCAAGATAGTTGGAAGCGGAAGAACTGATAAAGGCGTTCATGCCACTGCACAGGTGATCCATTTTGACCTGCCTCCTTTTTGGAGCGAACTTGAAAGACTCCAAAACCTGCTCAATGAATCTTTACGCCCCTATATTCAGATCAAAAGGGTTGTAAAAGTACCAAAAGAATTTCATGCAAGATACAGCGCAAAACGAAGAGCCTATCGGTATCTCTTGAAAAAAAGCGAACCGAGTGTTTTTGAAAATGCCTATCTTCACCATGTTTCAAATCTTGATATAGAGATAATAAAAAGAAATATTTCCCTTTTTGAGGGACGTCACGATTTTCGCTACTTCATGAAAACAGGCAGTGATACAAAAAGTTCTGTTCGAAGGATCTTTAAAACGGCTCTGTATGAAAAAGATGATCTGTATGTTCTTTATTTTGAAGGAGATGGATTTTTGCGAGCACAAATCCGCCTTATTGTGGGTGCTTTGATAAAACTTGGCAAAGGGGAGCTTAAACCTGAGCAGATAATCGATCAGCTTGCGTGCAAAGCACGATATACCTCGACACTGGCTCCACCCAATGGCCTTTATCTGTGTAAAATTATCTATTAA
- the coaBC gene encoding bifunctional phosphopantothenoylcysteine decarboxylase/phosphopantothenate--cysteine ligase CoaBC, which yields MLENRNILLGVSGSISIYKAVELLRRFKKAGANVKVVMTPSSKKFITPLTFEAAGSQKVLCEESEDWTNRNNHIHVTEDYELFVIAPATANTINKLSNGIADNLLTQTALAFDGPKIIAPAMNTKMYNNQFTQASFKLLKLNGYTIIEPQTKELACGTEGEGALAEIEDIFYEGARALLKDSFWEDRYVIVTGGGTKEHIDDVRSITNESSGKQACALATALYLKGAKVELITTKPCENLPKGIDLFACETAQEMYELVQERIKVAKRGIVKKPDLINDLTQPKLITKKPYLFMAAAVSDYRPKYPQKGKLKKEQLGKEWCLELEENIDILQSIDKEGIVVIGFKAETDEKVALENAQKMLVKKGVDAVCLNIVKHKTAFGSDMNQIVFITKDKAVQSPLKSKLELSLDLATLAKALDE from the coding sequence ATGCTTGAAAACAGAAATATTTTACTTGGTGTGAGCGGAAGTATTTCCATCTACAAAGCGGTAGAGCTTTTGAGACGATTCAAAAAGGCTGGAGCCAATGTCAAAGTGGTTATGACTCCCTCATCGAAAAAGTTTATTACTCCTCTCACCTTTGAAGCTGCCGGAAGCCAAAAAGTTCTGTGCGAAGAGAGCGAAGACTGGACCAATAGAAACAACCATATCCATGTTACTGAGGATTACGAACTTTTTGTTATCGCTCCGGCAACGGCAAACACCATCAATAAACTGAGTAATGGCATAGCGGACAATCTTTTGACCCAAACGGCTCTCGCATTTGATGGTCCTAAAATTATAGCTCCTGCCATGAATACGAAAATGTACAATAATCAGTTCACCCAGGCCAGTTTCAAACTGCTCAAGCTCAATGGATACACAATCATAGAACCTCAGACAAAAGAGCTCGCATGTGGCACAGAAGGTGAAGGTGCTCTGGCTGAGATAGAGGATATTTTTTATGAGGGGGCTAGAGCGTTATTGAAAGATTCTTTTTGGGAGGATCGCTACGTTATCGTAACGGGTGGAGGAACGAAAGAGCATATAGATGATGTTCGATCCATTACGAATGAATCGAGCGGGAAACAGGCGTGTGCTCTTGCAACAGCCCTGTACCTCAAAGGGGCAAAAGTTGAACTCATCACGACAAAACCGTGCGAAAATCTGCCAAAAGGGATCGATCTGTTTGCGTGTGAAACGGCACAGGAGATGTATGAACTTGTGCAAGAACGCATCAAAGTAGCCAAACGGGGCATCGTCAAAAAACCGGACCTCATCAACGACCTTACGCAACCAAAGCTCATCACCAAAAAGCCATATCTCTTCATGGCGGCCGCAGTAAGCGACTATAGGCCAAAATATCCTCAAAAAGGAAAACTCAAAAAAGAGCAGCTTGGTAAAGAGTGGTGCCTGGAACTTGAAGAAAATATCGATATCTTACAGTCAATCGATAAAGAAGGGATCGTTGTAATAGGATTCAAAGCAGAAACCGATGAAAAAGTGGCTTTGGAAAACGCTCAAAAAATGCTTGTAAAAAAAGGGGTTGATGCGGTTTGTCTCAATATCGTCAAGCATAAAACCGCTTTTGGAAGTGACATGAACCAAATCGTATTTATCACGAAAGACAAAGCAGTCCAGAGCCCTTTGAAATCAAAACTTGAACTCTCACTTGATCTTGCAACACTAGCAAAGGCACTGGATGAATAG
- a CDS encoding di-trans,poly-cis-decaprenylcistransferase: protein MNRPRHIAIIMDGNGRWAQEKGLNRTKGHERGAQIVRDITKYCAIHPEIEVLTLYAFSTENWKRPKKEVDFLMRLLDRWLQKELPTYQENEIRFVVIGDISKFSKNLQQRIIQVQDATKNFTKLTQVLALNYGGRDEIIRACKRAAKEGCEINEENFENYFDAKLGDVDMLIRTGGEKRISNFLLWRIAYAELFFTDTYWPDFTSKELEKLIEEFKKRQRRFGGI, encoded by the coding sequence ATGAATAGACCTAGACATATTGCTATCATTATGGATGGCAACGGACGCTGGGCTCAAGAAAAAGGGTTGAACCGCACAAAAGGGCATGAAAGGGGAGCTCAGATCGTTCGGGATATTACAAAGTATTGTGCCATACACCCAGAGATAGAGGTTTTAACCCTTTACGCTTTCAGTACAGAAAACTGGAAGCGACCGAAAAAAGAGGTCGATTTTTTGATGCGGCTTTTGGATAGATGGCTCCAAAAAGAGTTGCCTACCTATCAAGAAAATGAAATCAGGTTTGTTGTCATTGGTGATATTTCCAAGTTTTCAAAAAATCTCCAACAAAGAATCATCCAAGTTCAAGATGCAACCAAGAATTTTACAAAATTGACGCAGGTTTTAGCCCTCAATTACGGTGGAAGAGACGAAATTATCAGAGCCTGTAAGCGTGCAGCAAAAGAAGGCTGTGAAATCAATGAAGAGAATTTTGAAAACTATTTCGATGCAAAACTGGGTGATGTGGATATGCTCATACGAACCGGTGGTGAGAAGCGAATCTCAAACTTTCTTCTTTGGAGAATCGCTTACGCTGAACTCTTTTTTACTGATACCTACTGGCCAGACTTTACCTCCAAAGAACTCGAAAAACTCATAGAGGAGTTTAAAAAACGTCAAAGAAGGTTTGGAGGAATATGA
- the cysS gene encoding cysteine--tRNA ligase translates to MVIYDSSKKEYCSLEPLKNRHIKVYVCGPTVYDDAHLGHARSAIAFDLLRRTLNALGYKTTFMKNFTDIDDKIIKKMNETGKSLQEITSYYIQRYLEDMEALGVQRADIEPKATQNLDAMIDMIERLLQKECAYQTPNGDIYFDTSKDEKYCTLSHKCDEESMSRIEPNPDKKNPADFALWKRCKGEGDVCFDSPFGKGRPGWHIECSAMIDKHLAYHDTPFQIDIHAGGADLLFPHHENEAAQTRCACNQELAKYWMHNGFVTISGEKMSKSLGNSFFIKDALKVYDGEILRFYLLSTHYRSDLNFNEEDLLASKKRLDKLYRLKKRVYGVQASTPQKEFVDELLQALSQDLNISKTLAAIDQFIAYANEHLDNNPKDKAFKKQIVANIEYISKLLGIGHKDAYSYFHLGISEEEKQKIEELIEKRTTAKKEKNFQLADSIREELRSMGIAIMDTPQGTLWEKI, encoded by the coding sequence ATGGTTATATACGATAGTTCCAAAAAAGAGTACTGTTCCCTCGAACCGCTCAAAAATCGCCATATCAAGGTCTATGTCTGTGGACCGACAGTCTATGACGATGCCCATCTTGGCCATGCACGAAGCGCAATTGCATTTGATCTTCTTAGACGCACGCTGAACGCTTTGGGCTACAAAACCACATTTATGAAAAACTTTACCGATATCGATGATAAAATCATCAAAAAAATGAATGAAACCGGGAAGTCTTTGCAAGAAATCACCAGCTATTACATTCAGCGCTATTTAGAAGATATGGAGGCTCTTGGCGTTCAAAGAGCCGATATCGAACCAAAAGCGACTCAAAACCTGGATGCCATGATCGATATGATTGAGCGCCTTTTACAAAAAGAGTGCGCCTATCAAACACCGAATGGCGACATATACTTTGATACTTCAAAAGATGAAAAATATTGCACATTAAGTCATAAATGCGACGAAGAGAGTATGAGCCGTATCGAACCCAATCCGGACAAAAAAAATCCGGCCGATTTTGCACTGTGGAAAAGATGCAAAGGCGAAGGGGATGTCTGTTTCGATTCGCCTTTTGGCAAAGGAAGACCGGGATGGCATATCGAGTGTTCAGCCATGATCGACAAGCATCTTGCCTACCATGACACCCCTTTTCAGATCGATATCCATGCCGGAGGTGCGGATCTTCTTTTTCCCCATCACGAGAATGAAGCGGCGCAGACACGGTGTGCCTGCAACCAAGAACTAGCAAAATACTGGATGCATAACGGATTTGTAACCATCAGTGGTGAAAAAATGAGCAAGTCCCTTGGCAATAGCTTCTTCATTAAAGATGCTTTGAAGGTATATGACGGAGAGATCTTGAGATTCTATCTTCTCTCCACCCATTACCGGTCCGATCTCAATTTCAATGAAGAGGATCTTTTGGCGTCCAAAAAGAGGCTGGACAAGCTCTACAGACTCAAAAAAAGGGTCTATGGGGTGCAGGCTTCCACTCCCCAAAAAGAGTTTGTGGATGAACTGCTGCAAGCTCTGAGCCAAGATCTCAATATTTCGAAAACCTTGGCTGCTATCGATCAGTTTATCGCTTATGCCAACGAGCATCTGGATAACAATCCAAAAGATAAAGCTTTTAAAAAACAGATCGTTGCCAATATAGAGTATATCTCCAAACTATTAGGAATAGGCCACAAAGATGCGTACAGCTATTTTCATCTTGGAATAAGCGAGGAAGAGAAACAGAAGATCGAAGAGCTCATCGAAAAGCGTACTACGGCAAAAAAAGAGAAAAATTTTCAACTGGCTGACAGTATCAGAGAGGAACTTCGCTCAATGGGTATCGCTATCATGGATACACCTCAAGGGACTTTGTGGGAGAAGATTTGA
- a CDS encoding LptF/LptG family permease — translation MPKLLRYLGNHLYESFLSYFLPLFGIASLIFFIKIVSLTSIVQLSLVDLAKLYIFITPQILFFTIPVVFFIAAVTALHKLSFDYETIAFFSLGISPTKIMRYLTLLAVLLSLLLFIIAYMLIPQGKQLEKGFYRYKKTEANINLKPSEYGHKFGNWFVYVQKKDKNNLFENVVLYNFDNEQERFITSKKATFDNSQYGLKLTLYDGNAYTYKKGILDQITFTKMDLFDTSTSYYFQYIDPIHYWEKAFLNKQRAFDMLFFLWIALLPVLGMPYAGMIGIHHPRYHKGGVFLKVLFALFIYFGFAFLLSKTLYYYSLLFMALWFFGGIYLFHKTIMSRY, via the coding sequence GTGCCTAAACTGCTACGATACCTGGGGAATCATCTGTATGAATCTTTTCTTTCCTATTTTTTGCCACTTTTTGGTATCGCTTCACTCATATTTTTTATCAAAATCGTATCACTTACAAGCATTGTTCAACTCTCTTTAGTTGATTTGGCGAAACTTTATATCTTTATAACACCGCAGATACTTTTTTTTACGATACCTGTGGTATTCTTTATCGCGGCAGTAACTGCTTTGCATAAACTCTCTTTCGATTATGAAACGATAGCCTTTTTCTCGTTAGGCATATCGCCTACAAAAATCATGCGTTACTTGACGCTTCTTGCCGTTTTACTGAGCCTTCTTCTTTTCATCATAGCTTATATGTTGATTCCTCAAGGAAAGCAGTTGGAAAAAGGTTTTTATCGCTACAAAAAAACAGAAGCCAATATCAATCTCAAACCAAGCGAATATGGCCATAAATTTGGAAATTGGTTCGTTTATGTACAAAAAAAAGATAAAAACAATCTTTTTGAAAATGTGGTTTTATACAATTTCGATAACGAACAAGAACGCTTCATAACATCCAAAAAAGCCACCTTTGACAACAGTCAGTACGGTTTGAAACTGACTCTGTATGATGGAAATGCTTACACCTATAAAAAAGGAATCCTGGATCAAATTACTTTTACAAAAATGGATCTTTTTGACACATCGACATCCTACTATTTTCAATATATCGATCCGATACACTATTGGGAAAAAGCGTTTTTAAACAAGCAAAGAGCTTTCGATATGCTCTTTTTTCTTTGGATTGCACTCTTACCGGTTCTTGGTATGCCTTATGCTGGCATGATTGGCATTCATCATCCAAGGTACCATAAAGGGGGCGTCTTTTTGAAAGTACTCTTCGCACTTTTTATCTATTTTGGTTTCGCTTTTTTACTGAGTAAAACACTCTATTACTATTCCCTTCTATTTATGGCACTATGGTTTTTCGGTGGTATTTATCTGTTTCACAAAACAATCATGAGTAGGTACTGA
- the amrB gene encoding AmmeMemoRadiSam system protein B, with product MKRMMSVAGAFYPAECGSIESMIAQFNSILDKAIEDQSYFSLKPRAIISPHAGYVYSGFTANVAHRLLQNTAAKRVVVIGPSHRVYLSGISGSFYDAFETPCGDLLIDTAYLEMLAQKFGIGFVPEAHQEHSTEVQMPFIHHYLPNTSVIELVYGDVDPRNVAMICEEVLSDPHNVVVISTDLSHYYPLSKAKELDMHCLQGVAELDITELHNGCEACGKIGVEAIILAAKDLGLRPRILDYRTSADASGDTSSVVGYMSAAFL from the coding sequence ATGAAACGGATGATGAGTGTCGCCGGAGCGTTTTATCCAGCTGAATGTGGATCGATAGAGAGTATGATAGCGCAGTTCAATTCCATATTGGACAAAGCGATAGAAGATCAAAGCTACTTTTCTTTGAAACCCAGAGCGATTATTTCCCCGCATGCCGGGTATGTGTACAGCGGATTTACGGCCAATGTGGCCCATAGACTTTTGCAAAACACAGCTGCCAAACGTGTCGTCGTCATCGGTCCTAGCCACAGAGTCTATCTCAGCGGTATAAGTGGCAGTTTTTATGACGCTTTCGAGACTCCATGCGGTGATCTTTTGATTGATACGGCATATCTAGAGATGTTGGCGCAAAAATTTGGTATCGGTTTTGTACCTGAAGCACATCAAGAGCACAGTACCGAAGTGCAGATGCCCTTTATCCATCACTATTTGCCAAATACGAGTGTGATCGAGCTTGTCTATGGAGACGTGGATCCAAGAAATGTCGCTATGATTTGTGAAGAGGTATTGAGTGATCCTCACAATGTTGTGGTGATCAGTACAGATTTAAGCCACTACTATCCTCTTTCCAAAGCAAAAGAACTCGATATGCACTGTTTGCAAGGAGTTGCAGAACTTGATATAACTGAACTCCATAACGGCTGTGAGGCATGCGGGAAAATCGGAGTAGAAGCAATTATTTTAGCTGCAAAAGATCTAGGACTAAGACCGAGAATTTTGGATTATCGAACCAGTGCGGATGCAAGTGGGGATACGAGTTCAGTGGTGGGATATATGAGTGCGGCTTTTCTTTAA
- a CDS encoding prepilin peptidase: MIIELLSAIVLGLLFGSFLNVIILRIPNGLSIVYPPSHCPTCQTKLKWWHNIPLLSWMFLGGKCAYCKNPISIQYPLVELLSATIFALVTLKSGFHLNTLIIAIVFDLLLALSLIDWRFKAVPDSINLSAATLSLFSTPDIMNNIQNALIVAGMLAMLRFFVGYYVSKKEDLRIRKKLKETPWLSSYYPKFPMIEAMGEGDIIVGFTLGAILGVQLSFVAFFLAALIALPFSLAFRYKKSDKELPFIPFLALGGFIAYLFGNEILGVIGA, translated from the coding sequence ATGATCATAGAGCTTTTGTCAGCAATCGTTTTAGGCCTGCTTTTTGGATCCTTTTTGAACGTCATCATCCTTCGGATTCCAAATGGCCTAAGCATCGTCTATCCACCAAGCCACTGTCCCACATGCCAAACGAAACTCAAATGGTGGCATAACATTCCCCTCCTTTCTTGGATGTTTCTGGGTGGAAAATGCGCGTATTGTAAAAACCCTATCTCAATACAATATCCCTTGGTAGAGCTATTGAGTGCTACGATTTTTGCCCTTGTAACTCTCAAAAGCGGTTTTCATCTTAATACTTTGATCATCGCCATCGTTTTTGATCTTCTTTTGGCCCTTTCACTCATAGACTGGCGATTCAAAGCGGTTCCTGACAGCATCAATCTCAGTGCTGCAACATTGTCCCTTTTTTCTACACCAGATATCATGAATAATATACAAAACGCTTTAATAGTAGCTGGAATGCTTGCTATGCTTCGCTTTTTTGTTGGATATTATGTGAGTAAAAAAGAGGATTTGCGAATCCGAAAAAAGCTCAAAGAGACACCATGGCTTTCCTCTTACTACCCAAAATTTCCTATGATAGAGGCAATGGGAGAGGGAGATATCATCGTAGGATTTACTCTTGGAGCGATCCTTGGAGTACAACTTAGCTTTGTCGCTTTTTTCTTGGCAGCGTTGATTGCTTTGCCTTTTTCACTCGCTTTTCGATATAAAAAATCGGACAAAGAGCTTCCTTTCATCCCTTTCTTGGCACTTGGAGGATTTATCGCCTACCTTTTTGGCAATGAAATTTTAGGAGTTATCGGTGCCTAA